Within Thermoplasmataceae archaeon, the genomic segment AGATCAGGCTCGATAATGCCACAGTTGAGACCTAGAACCCCAGTCTCTGCATTCTCAAGACCCATCATGTCTTTTTCATCCTTGGATGGGACCAGCTTGAGGTTAGGAATCCCAGACAACTCATCCTTATCCAGTACCCTGATCCTGGTTATTTTCGAGAATTCCTCAACAATTCCCGATTTAGCCTTCTCTTCGCTCATAAGAAAAAGGTACCCCGAGAAATTCATGCCCAAATCATAACCCATCTCAGCTTGGACATGCCGGTAAAAGTCTATGGTGCTGGAGGAAAGCTTGAAATTTGTTTCGGACGAAAAGAGGTCCCGAAAACCGGCGGCACTCTTTCCCGTGTTTCCCTGTGCAAAGGTCGGAGCCTTATCCATTACAAGTATCCTCAGATTTCCACCTTGACGCTTAATGTGGTATGCCGTGCTCAGACCGACTATACCGGCACCAACAACAATAACATCGTAACTGGAATTTTCCACGCACGGTGATGACATGAGCAGATTAAAATATATTGCGAATTACGTTTGAACTTGTAATCAGGTATGCGGTTATGTTGCCCATTATTCTTAAATAGGTTCTTGCAAATATGGGGAACATGCAGCATGGTGACGGTATAGTGCTCAGAGTCGCCGAAGCGAATTCAACTGATCCCGGCATGTCTAGGGTCAGGCTTGATGAAGACTCTAGGATCGCTTTAGGAACCGAGATTGGCGACGTTGTTGAGATTGAAAAGGCAAAAAAAACTGTCGGGCGTGTATACAGGGCCAGACCGGAAGACGAGAACCGGGGAATGGTCCGAATCGACAGTGTCATGAGAAATAACTGCGGAGCTTCAATTGGTGACAAGGTGAAGGTAAAGAAGGTCCACGCAGAAGAAGCCAAGAAGATCACCCTGGCACCTATCATAAGGAAGGATCAAAGGCTTAAATTTGGGGAGGGAATTGACGAGTTCGTACAGAAGTCCCTCATGCGCCGACCCATGATTGAAACGGATAACATCAGCGTACCGGGTCTCACACTTGCCGGTCATTCCGGCCTGCTTTTCAAGGTAATTAAGACAATGCCAAGCAAAGTCCCTGTGGAGGTCGGCGAAACTACCAAGATCGAGATCAGGGAGGAACCAGCTTCAGAAGTTCTGGAAGATGTGTCAAGAATAAGTTACGAGGATATTGGGGGACTTTCTGACCAGCTCGGCAGGGTTAGAGAGATCATAGAACTCCCGCTCAAGCATCCGGAGCTATTTGAGCGTCTGGGCATACATCCTCCCAAGGGAGTCCTCCTGCACGGCCCACCCGGAACGGGTAAAACGCTGATCGCGAGGGCTGTTGCCAATGAGTCAGGCGCGAATTTCTTCTCCATAAACGGACCAGAGATCATGAGCAAATACTACGGTCAGAGTGAACAGAAACTCAGGGAGATTTTCCTGAAAGCAGAAGATTCAGAACCGTCTATCATCTTCATTGATGAAATAGATTCCATTGCACCCAAAAGGGAAGAGGTACAGGGGGAGGTGGAGAGGAGAGTCGTTGCCCAATTGCTGACCCTGATGGACGGACTCAAGGAAAGAGGGCATGTTATAGTTATTGGCGCCACAAACAGGCTGGACGCAGTTGATCCGGCACTGAGAAGACCAGGAAGATTTGACAGAGAAATCAACATAGGCGTGCCGGACAAAAAGGGCAGGCAAGAAATACTTTCAATACATACAAGGGGGATGCCTCTGGGAATGGACGACGAGAAAAAAACACAGTTCTTGAGTGAAATTGCCAATCTGACATACGGATTCGTTGGAGCCGACCTAGCCGCACTCGCAAGAGAGAGTGCCATGAACGCGCTTCGTCGCTATCTGCCAGAAATTGACCTGGATAAACCCATTCCCATGGAAATACTGGAGAAGATGTCCGTTACCGAGGATGATTTCATGGAGGCTCTCAAGGGCATCGAGCCAAGCAGTCTTCGTGAGGTGACAATCGAAATACCGAATGTTAAGTGGACTGATATAGGCGGCCTTGAATCTGTGAAGTCTGAACTGAGAGAAGCCGTTGAATTACCTCTCCTTAAACCGGAAATATTCAAGAGACTGGGTGTAAGAGCATCAAAGGGATTCCTGCTCTATGGCCCACCTGGAGTAGGGAAAACTTTGCTTGCAAAGGCAGTGGCCAGCGAAAGCAATGCCAACTTCATCTCGGTAAAGGGACCTGAAGTGTTAAGCAAATGGGTGGGCGAGAGCGAGAAAGCAGTTAGAGAAATATTTAAGAAGGCAAAACAGGTCGCACCAACAATCGTTTTTCTTGACGAAATAGACTCCATCGCCCCAAGCAGGGGAAGCTACGGGGACTCAGGCGTGACAGAGAGAATTGTGAATCAGCTACTTACCTCACTGGATGGGATCGAAGTCCTGCAGGGTGTGGTTGTAATAGCTGCCACGAACAGGCCTGACATTATTGATAACGCACTTCTGAGGGCAGGCAGGTTCGATAAACTCATCTACATACCTCCACCCGACAAGGAGAGCAGGTATAACATCTTGCTGGTACATACTAGGAATATGCCACTTACAAAAGATGTTGACCTCAAGAAGATCGCGGAAAAAACCGAAGGTTACGTTGGAGCAGATCTCGAGAACCTGTGCAGGGAGGCGGGAATGATGGCATACAGGCAGAGCCCCGATGCCACAGAGGTTAACGAAAAGAACTTTTCTGACGCCCTAAAGGCCATAAGGCCATCCGTGGACGACGAAGTAATAAAGTTCTATAAGGGCCTTTCCGACAGTGTTGGAAAGAACGTCGTTGAGCACAGAAAGAAAATAGAGGAAACCGGATTATACCAGTAATTCCTCCTCTCATTTTTACAATATTATTCCCGCCAAAGAGAGTCTGAATTATGTATACTTCATAAGATCAACTCTTCGAGTGCTTTCATCAGCTGGTCAGGCTTGTTTATCATAGGATAATGATCGGTCTCTATTATCCTGTGCTGCCCATCAAGAGAATCGATGTATTTCATGTCCTCTTCGCTAAATTTTTCTCCCGGCCGAATGCAGAATATGTAGGCTTTTTTCACTGAGTCATACTTTTCGCTCAGAGTGATTGAATCGAATGCAAGTTTAGCAGGCCATGGTGTAATCTTGGAGTCAAACCATTCCCTGTCCGGTCCTTTAATATCAAAACAAATGGACCTGAATTCCTCATCCAGTGGTATCTTCCAACCTTCTCCCTGTTCATTTGCGAGTTTTGTCATCAAATTCAGCTCGTCTGCCTGCATGCTCTCTTTTCCTCCCTGAGGTTTTCTAGTTTTCTTCGGGATGGAAGCATCAAGATAGATTAGCATACTGATTCGATCAGGAGCTCTGTCATAGACCGCAGAGATAACCTTCCCCGCAAAGCTGTGACCTACGAGTATCACATCCCGGAGTTCTTCATATTCCAGTGTGTTGACGACATCCTGTATTGCAATGTCTATTCCATACTCCTTCCGGGCAAGGTGAACCCTCTCCCCCATGCCAGTCAGTGTTACGGGAAAAACTTTATGTCCATCCTTAACCATCAATGGTGTTATCTTTTTCCACACCCAGGAACCAAGCCATGCTCCCGGAACAAGCACAAATGTTGCCATAGATATATACTTTCTTTATTATAATAAACCTATTGTATTAGAAAAGAAATGAGAAAACCCGTGATCTTTCCATTGACGGTGCAAAATGTTTTAAGGTGAGTTTGCAGCAGAGCGTAGAACATGCCTGTCTTCATACCGGGTACTGTGGAGACCATTGACGTTTTTTTTGGGCACATTCAGTAGATCCTTTCCAATAACGTATGTCGGTTAGGGGACGGTTCACACGACCATGTGAAGGTTTACCAGATGAAATATACAATTCACGCCATTTTTCGCTTTGAGATGTAACAAACTGTCGGCAATTTAATTGGAGAACCGGCTCCGCGGAATGAGAACCCAAACAAGCAATTTTAGTTTTCAGATGTATTGGAATCAAGGAACAGGTTGATATAAGGTTCCAAGGATTTCATGAGCTTGTTTTTTGCCTTGTTAAGGTGTTCCTGCATAGTCGACTTGGACACGCCCTTTGATCTAGCAAGGTCTTCTACCATGATCTTCCTCGGGGTTGAAAACAAGCCCATAGAAACAGCATCTCGCAAAAATATGAGCTGCTTTGTCGAAAATCCTGTGAATACTTCATTCAGCGATATGGTGTACATTCTCCTCAGTGAATCCGGCTCTATGGTGGTCTTCTTCTGTATTTCCACATCACCGATTCTTGAAGCAGCAGTGTAAAATTTCATGGTATCCTCTGGTGAAAATGATATGAGCCTTATCATCTCGTATCCGTCTGAATACTTTGCCGGCGCAACCCACAGCAGGTTCATCTTTTCTGCCAGCCTTATGGTGGAATTCTCCACAGTACATCTGCAGGAGATGGCCGCAGAAACAGTCTGATCGCGGATCTCCGCACTGACTATTTGGCTCTTGAGATCCTTTGTGGCACTCATAAGCCTGGTTTTAACCTCTGTGGAACGCTGAGGATCCCCGTACACTTCCACGTAGTCTATTACAGAACTGCACCATCTTAGTATTGTCATATCTGGGAATTCTCTAGAGATTTCAGAGAACACAGTCTTGTTTCGAAGCTTAAACTCTATTTCCTCCATGATACCATTCCAGAACGGCATCACATATATGGTCTTTGCCTCAATAAGCATCTGGTAAATATGTCAACAGTAATAGTAGAACATGAATGGAATGCAAAGGATGGCGAGAAGGTTTTCAAGGTTGTAGGTAGCATCGTGGAAATGTCGAAGAACGGAAAGCTTCCAAAAGGTTTCTCCCTCAAGTCTGTAGACGTAATAGCAGGTTCTCCAAGGGCAATCTGCAGATGGGAAGCTCCGAGCGCAGAGGCACTCTCAGGGCTCCTTTCCCAAGTTAACCCTCCCACAAAGCACAGAGTAGTTGAAACTCAAAAAGTACTCTAAACGACAAAATCGGAAATTTTATACCTGCATGTGCTGAGATAGCGGGTGCAGGCATTCTCAAATTTTTTCTAAACTGTCTTTTCCCTTGATACAAGTTCGTTCCAGCGTTCGTCAACGCTCTTCTGAATGGTCTCTATCTCAGCCTCATTTAGGTGTTTGAACCTGTCCTGCTTTTTGAGATATTCACTTACCGGCACAGGGCTTCCGGGCCTGAACAGCTTGAACTTGCCTTTGATACTCTCAAAGAGAGGAAACATCTTCGATTTAACCGCGAGCCGGGATATCTCAACCGTCTCTTCAGGAGGGAAATACCAACCTGTTGGGCATGGAGCCAATATCTGTATGAATTTGGGCCCGACTATTTCGGTGGCGGTTTTCAATTTCCTTATGAGATCTTCAGGATATGCTACAGTAGCAGTAGCAACATATGGAACACCCTGTGCTATCATAAGGTCAGCCACAACTTTTTTTGGCTGCTTTTTGTAATTTCTCATGGGGCCGACAGGAGTGGTTGTGGTGTAAGCTCCGGCAGGAGTGCTCGCAGATCGCTGCACGCCGGTGTTCATGTAGCCCTCATTATCGTACATTATATAGAAGACATTATGC encodes:
- the vat gene encoding VCP-like ATPase, which codes for MQHGDGIVLRVAEANSTDPGMSRVRLDEDSRIALGTEIGDVVEIEKAKKTVGRVYRARPEDENRGMVRIDSVMRNNCGASIGDKVKVKKVHAEEAKKITLAPIIRKDQRLKFGEGIDEFVQKSLMRRPMIETDNISVPGLTLAGHSGLLFKVIKTMPSKVPVEVGETTKIEIREEPASEVLEDVSRISYEDIGGLSDQLGRVREIIELPLKHPELFERLGIHPPKGVLLHGPPGTGKTLIARAVANESGANFFSINGPEIMSKYYGQSEQKLREIFLKAEDSEPSIIFIDEIDSIAPKREEVQGEVERRVVAQLLTLMDGLKERGHVIVIGATNRLDAVDPALRRPGRFDREINIGVPDKKGRQEILSIHTRGMPLGMDDEKKTQFLSEIANLTYGFVGADLAALARESAMNALRRYLPEIDLDKPIPMEILEKMSVTEDDFMEALKGIEPSSLREVTIEIPNVKWTDIGGLESVKSELREAVELPLLKPEIFKRLGVRASKGFLLYGPPGVGKTLLAKAVASESNANFISVKGPEVLSKWVGESEKAVREIFKKAKQVAPTIVFLDEIDSIAPSRGSYGDSGVTERIVNQLLTSLDGIEVLQGVVVIAATNRPDIIDNALLRAGRFDKLIYIPPPDKESRYNILLVHTRNMPLTKDVDLKKIAEKTEGYVGADLENLCREAGMMAYRQSPDATEVNEKNFSDALKAIRPSVDDEVIKFYKGLSDSVGKNVVEHRKKIEETGLYQ
- a CDS encoding alpha/beta fold hydrolase, which encodes MATFVLVPGAWLGSWVWKKITPLMVKDGHKVFPVTLTGMGERVHLARKEYGIDIAIQDVVNTLEYEELRDVILVGHSFAGKVISAVYDRAPDRISMLIYLDASIPKKTRKPQGGKESMQADELNLMTKLANEQGEGWKIPLDEEFRSICFDIKGPDREWFDSKITPWPAKLAFDSITLSEKYDSVKKAYIFCIRPGEKFSEEDMKYIDSLDGQHRIIETDHYPMINKPDQLMKALEELIL
- a CDS encoding helix-turn-helix domain-containing protein encodes the protein MLIEAKTIYVMPFWNGIMEEIEFKLRNKTVFSEISREFPDMTILRWCSSVIDYVEVYGDPQRSTEVKTRLMSATKDLKSQIVSAEIRDQTVSAAISCRCTVENSTIRLAEKMNLLWVAPAKYSDGYEMIRLISFSPEDTMKFYTAASRIGDVEIQKKTTIEPDSLRRMYTISLNEVFTGFSTKQLIFLRDAVSMGLFSTPRKIMVEDLARSKGVSKSTMQEHLNKAKNKLMKSLEPYINLFLDSNTSEN
- a CDS encoding 3-methyl-2-oxobutanoate dehydrogenase subunit beta, translated to MPLSIPATELMEPGHTACHGCGATLTMRYVLKALGKNTVMSVPASCWAVIPGELPYRTLDVPMIYTPFAATGASITGIRESLDLQGKQDYNVVGFAGDGGTADIGLQSLSGAMERGHNVFYIMYDNEGYMNTGVQRSASTPAGAYTTTTPVGPMRNYKKQPKKVVADLMIAQGVPYVATATVAYPEDLIRKLKTATEIVGPKFIQILAPCPTGWYFPPEETVEISRLAVKSKMFPLFESIKGKFKLFRPGSPVPVSEYLKKQDRFKHLNEAEIETIQKSVDERWNELVSREKTV